The genomic window AGATCCGCAAAAATAATGGCACCAATGCCCACATCTCGTGCAATCTGATCACTATTGGGCAAATCGGGATTCTTATCGGCAATAATTTTTTGCGTCAACTCAATCGCGCGATTCAGCACATCTTCCAAAAAAACCACATTGCCCCTGCGCGTTGAAGCCCCACTGCCATCTTTGAACCGCAGCCGCCCAAATTGTACATGCGCGCATTTTTCTCGCCAGTCGTATTCCATCAATTCCAACACCTGAAACAACTGGCGAAAATACAGCGATTGCGCCACATCTACCACATAGAGCAATTTTTCAAAGCGATATGTTTTCCACCGATACTCCAGCGCGGCCAAATCGCGCGTACCGTACAATGTCGCATCGTCGCTGCGCAATGCGATCAAAGGCGGCATATCCCATTTTTCCAAATCCACAATAGTCGCGCCATCACTCTCGGTCAGCAACCCCTTTGCCCGCAATCGGTCCAATGTCGCGGGCATCTTATCCTGATAAAAACTCTCGCCAGCAATCGACTCAAACCCAATGCCCAGCATATCGTAAACGCGGTCAAACTCCTTAAAACTCACATCCACGCACACCTGCCACATCCGCGCGGCTTCTTCATCGCCGGCTTCGAGGCGACGAAACCAATCGCGGGCTTCCTGTTCGAGTTCGGGATTGTCTTCAATCTCCTCGTTAATTCGAACATAGAGTTCCAACAACTTCTGAATGGTAATATCCGCCGTCAATTCGCCCTCACCCCAGTAATTCCACGCCAGAATCAATTTCGCAAACTGAGACCCCCAATCGCCCAGATGATTCACCCCAACCACCTCGTAGCCCAATGCCCGATAAATATTTCGCAGGGCATTGCCAATCACCGTTGACCGCAGATGGTGAATGCCAAATGGTTTGGCAATATTGGGATGCGAAAAATCGATCACAACCGTCTTTCCAGCACCGTGGTCTCCACGCCCGTAATCCGCACCCTGTTCGAGAACTGTCGAGAGTGTCTCCCCCACCAAATTGGTCTTCGGCACAAAAAAATTGAGATACGGACCTGTGGGACGCACTTCTGAAATTCGATCACCCGTCGCAATTTGTGCAGATAGCTCTTCGGCAATCAGATGGGGAGCTTTGCGAAAAATTTTAGCCAGCGCAAAACACGGCAAAGCATAATCGCCCATCTCGGGTTTTGGCGGCGTTTCGATCAGCACCCTCACATCGCTACAAGACATCTCCGTTGCTTTTGACACCTGCAATGCAATTTCTTCGACAAAAGGATTGACCATAAAAGACTACCTCTCCTTCAGTTCCCTATTTCAAAATATCCAAATCCAAAATTTTCTGTACATCGGCCTTTACCTGCGCGGGCACGCGAAACCGATAGCTCTTTCGTTGAGAAATGAGTTCCAAATCCCGCTCTGTGCGCCACACATATCTCGAAAATCGCTGCCAGGGCATGTAGCGCATGCCCATCAGCAATCCGCGTGTGCTCATGGTCACGCGAATAGTAGCATATGCGATATAAAAAAACTCGAGAGAAAGTAAAAAACC from Gemmatimonadota bacterium includes these protein-coding regions:
- the argS gene encoding arginine--tRNA ligase, which encodes MVNPFVEEIALQVSKATEMSCSDVRVLIETPPKPEMGDYALPCFALAKIFRKAPHLIAEELSAQIATGDRISEVRPTGPYLNFFVPKTNLVGETLSTVLEQGADYGRGDHGAGKTVVIDFSHPNIAKPFGIHHLRSTVIGNALRNIYRALGYEVVGVNHLGDWGSQFAKLILAWNYWGEGELTADITIQKLLELYVRINEEIEDNPELEQEARDWFRRLEAGDEEAARMWQVCVDVSFKEFDRVYDMLGIGFESIAGESFYQDKMPATLDRLRAKGLLTESDGATIVDLEKWDMPPLIALRSDDATLYGTRDLAALEYRWKTYRFEKLLYVVDVAQSLYFRQLFQVLELMEYDWREKCAHVQFGRLRFKDGSGASTRRGNVVFLEDVLNRAIELTQKIIADKNPDLPNSDQIARDVGIGAIIFADLDSKRTRDIVFDWDEVLNFNGETGPYLQYTHARYCSVLRRYDGTLPPRDVDFALLNESEAIEVVKYLARFPGQIQKAADEYEPSVVTTLMIELCTVANRFYNAHQVISEQADLTAARVALVYAIKTVLASGLTLLGMKAPEQM